Proteins encoded by one window of Chromobacterium violaceum ATCC 12472:
- a CDS encoding porin — MNKKLIALALAALPAAAMADVTIYGQIRGGYEYNKTYNSTLSKDANGKPQGSSEINDWTSRLGFKGGESLGNGLKAIWQVESAISVDGTNSTGFGTRDTFIGLAGDSWGQVRLGRLSNYPNMDMEQVDPGYYSSQSVGGLGMFTRLDTRVNNSIRYDSPNWSGFSYMALWGVDEARNVATDGSGSRTNNQLINIGLSYENSGYFAKYSFVNMGDSNKLGAGLKDWHRLEAGYNANNIYAAFGYQQVRGYVGGVAGAYSDTTGVLYNVKALNASGSSLGSNQQVKTKELALTGGYTFGAFTPYLSYAKGYDLSAGGNTVSKSGYDQFVLGLDYALSKRTDVYTSYGHVNWKADGVASESSFGLGLIHRF; from the coding sequence ATGAACAAGAAGCTCATCGCCTTGGCGCTGGCAGCCCTGCCCGCGGCCGCCATGGCAGACGTGACCATCTACGGTCAGATTCGTGGCGGTTATGAGTACAACAAGACTTATAACTCCACGCTGAGCAAGGATGCTAACGGCAAACCCCAGGGCAGCTCCGAGATCAATGACTGGACTTCGCGTCTGGGCTTCAAGGGCGGCGAAAGTCTGGGCAATGGCCTGAAGGCGATCTGGCAGGTGGAAAGCGCGATCAGTGTTGATGGCACCAACTCCACTGGTTTCGGCACGCGCGACACCTTTATCGGCTTGGCCGGCGACAGCTGGGGCCAGGTTCGCTTGGGCCGCCTGTCCAACTATCCGAACATGGATATGGAGCAGGTGGATCCGGGCTACTACAGCTCGCAAAGCGTAGGCGGCTTGGGCATGTTCACTCGCTTGGATACTCGAGTGAACAACTCCATACGCTATGACAGCCCGAATTGGTCTGGCTTCAGCTATATGGCCTTGTGGGGTGTTGATGAAGCCAGAAATGTAGCGACTGACGGCTCTGGTTCTCGCACCAACAATCAACTGATCAACATCGGTTTGAGCTACGAGAATTCGGGCTACTTTGCCAAGTACAGTTTCGTCAATATGGGCGACTCCAACAAGCTTGGGGCGGGGCTGAAGGATTGGCATCGCTTGGAGGCGGGTTACAACGCCAACAATATTTATGCCGCGTTTGGTTATCAGCAAGTTCGCGGTTATGTGGGCGGAGTGGCTGGAGCATATTCCGATACGACTGGCGTGCTGTATAACGTAAAGGCGTTGAATGCCAGTGGTTCGTCCCTTGGTTCCAATCAGCAGGTTAAGACCAAAGAGCTGGCTTTGACTGGCGGCTATACCTTTGGTGCGTTTACTCCCTACCTGAGCTATGCCAAGGGGTATGACCTCAGCGCCGGCGGAAATACCGTCTCCAAGTCTGGTTATGACCAGTTCGTGCTGGGTCTGGACTACGCGCTGTCCAAGCGCACCGATGTTTACACTTCTTACGGCCATGTGAACTGGAAGGCCGATGGCGTTGCCAGCGAAAGCTCCTTCGGCCTGGGCCTGATCCACCGCTTCTAA
- the pilB gene encoding type IV-A pilus assembly ATPase PilB has product MEATAGISGLGRALVQHNMLLQQDADAISKQATTSHLSFVEQLIQSKKMTSRDIAMFSSRVFGYPLLDLASLDTEQLPKGLVDDEVIASRRLLPLLKRGNKLYIGTSDPTQTSAYHAITFKTGLTVEVVVVEEDKLSKLIGRYQDNSTSALKELESEDFGDLEFADPDAQLDSGPQTEVDDAPVVKFIHKMLLDAIGIGASDIHFEPYEKYYRIRYRVDGVLKEVAQPPLLLKEKIASRIKVISRLDISEKRLPQDGRLKLVISKTRAIDFRVSTLPTLYGEKIVMRILDSSGASLDIDQLGFEPEQKAHLLKAIARPYGMVLVTGPTGSGKTVSLYTCLNILNKPDTNISTAEDPVEINLPGINQVNVNEKAGLTFASALKAFLRQDPDVIMVGEIRDFETADIAIKAAQTGHMVFSTLHTNDAPSTLTRMLNMGVAPFNIASSVLLIMAQRLARRLCSHCKQPVEIPKEALLRAGFTKEDLAGGWHPYGPVGCEECRNTGYKGRVGIFEAMPISDAMMRLIMKNGTSVDISDLAKEEGMVDLRRAGLLKVMSGVTSLAEVEAVTND; this is encoded by the coding sequence ATGGAAGCTACGGCAGGAATTTCCGGCCTGGGCAGAGCCCTGGTTCAGCACAATATGCTATTGCAGCAAGATGCGGATGCCATCTCAAAACAGGCGACGACGTCGCATCTCAGCTTCGTCGAGCAACTGATCCAGAGCAAGAAGATGACGTCGCGCGATATCGCGATGTTTTCATCGCGGGTTTTCGGCTATCCGCTGCTGGATTTGGCTTCGCTGGACACCGAACAATTGCCCAAAGGGTTGGTGGACGACGAGGTGATCGCCAGCCGCCGCCTTTTGCCGTTGCTGAAGCGCGGCAACAAGCTGTATATCGGCACTTCCGATCCTACCCAGACCTCGGCCTATCATGCGATCACCTTCAAGACCGGCTTGACGGTCGAGGTGGTGGTGGTGGAAGAGGACAAGCTGTCCAAGCTGATCGGCCGTTACCAGGACAATTCGACCTCGGCTTTGAAGGAGCTGGAGAGCGAGGACTTCGGCGACCTGGAGTTCGCCGATCCGGACGCCCAGCTCGACAGCGGCCCGCAGACCGAGGTCGACGACGCGCCGGTGGTCAAGTTCATTCACAAGATGCTGCTGGACGCGATAGGCATCGGCGCGTCCGACATCCACTTCGAACCTTACGAGAAATATTACCGCATCCGCTACCGAGTGGACGGCGTGCTGAAGGAGGTGGCGCAGCCGCCCTTGCTGCTGAAGGAAAAGATCGCCTCCCGCATCAAGGTGATTTCCAGGCTGGACATTTCGGAAAAGCGCTTGCCGCAGGATGGCCGCTTGAAGCTGGTGATTTCCAAGACCCGGGCGATAGATTTCCGCGTCAGCACGCTGCCCACGCTGTACGGCGAGAAGATCGTCATGCGTATCCTGGACTCGTCCGGCGCCTCGCTGGATATCGACCAGCTGGGTTTCGAGCCGGAGCAGAAGGCGCATCTGCTGAAGGCGATCGCCAGGCCGTACGGCATGGTGCTGGTGACCGGTCCGACGGGCAGCGGCAAGACTGTGTCGCTGTACACCTGCCTGAACATCCTGAACAAGCCGGACACCAATATCTCCACGGCGGAGGATCCGGTTGAAATCAACCTTCCCGGCATCAACCAAGTCAACGTCAACGAGAAGGCCGGGCTGACCTTCGCGTCGGCGCTGAAAGCCTTCTTGCGGCAGGATCCGGACGTGATCATGGTCGGCGAAATCCGCGATTTCGAAACCGCCGACATCGCCATCAAGGCGGCTCAGACCGGCCACATGGTGTTTTCCACGCTGCATACCAATGACGCCCCGTCCACGCTGACCCGGATGCTGAATATGGGCGTGGCGCCGTTCAACATCGCCAGTTCGGTGTTGCTGATCATGGCGCAGCGCCTGGCGCGCCGCTTGTGCAGCCATTGCAAGCAGCCGGTGGAGATCCCGAAGGAAGCGCTGCTGCGCGCGGGTTTTACCAAAGAGGACCTGGCGGGCGGCTGGCATCCGTACGGGCCGGTTGGCTGCGAGGAGTGCCGGAATACCGGCTACAAAGGCCGGGTCGGCATTTTCGAAGCCATGCCGATCAGCGACGCGATGATGCGCTTGATCATGAAGAACGGCACCTCGGTCGACATCTCCGATCTGGCCAAGGAGGAGGGCATGGTCGATCTGCGCCGCGCCGGCCTGTTGAAGGTGATGAGCGGAGTGACTTCGCTGGCCGAGGTCGAAGCGGTAACCAACGATTGA